The Armatimonas rosea genome includes a window with the following:
- a CDS encoding efflux RND transporter permease subunit, with amino-acid sequence MNIARFSVQRPVAVVMRIAALVLLGIVCLTKLPVDLLPKITIPTVVVNTTWPNVAPEEMETQVTRPIEQAVSSAPGIQSISSNSTTGNSSVRVQFNWGTDIGQAAIDVLQLVQRARQQLPDDPTLQAPVVFKFDPSTLPIRIYGVSGVPDIVKLRSLLANEVSPLIASADGVATATITGGQTRSIIVEVDPVKLQAYGLSLDLVQRRLVQENINVPAGIARQGEREFTIRSVGYFTSLSDAAKIPLAQVNGRPVLLSDVAKVEDSHLETRVLTRLNGELAASLAITKQSEANTVATAEAIEKKLEQVQKLYPQLKFRLAYDQSGFIQNSVTDLQHTAIIGGVLAILILLFFLRNVRSTLVVALSIPVSIFSTFALIYFCGFTLNTISLSGLALATGLIVDDAVVVLENIFRHIERDKLSSTEGAVAGATEITSAVVASTITVMVVFLPILLIKGQTGQMFTQFALVVVFSMAVSLLDATTLVPMLASRLIHREELELEREHPSKGFFGWAGRYLDALDSNYRRRLTWALKHRWWVLAGAALVSGASYLFVPLIGSETLPQTDSGDFTVNIKLPIGTAFAKTNEIMLEVEKRLLAHPDVETVFAASGATLSLRGSVRDQASHVGGGTVHLKANRKHSTQDVIKEVQKSLGGIPGIRATVSPYDLVTQLLTGGATNMEVDVFGQDNKAVAEQAKRVLDALKGVPGLEGLDLGVQDATPELQWKIDRDKASVLGVSFADIATAINTSTGGAQSGYYLEKGYQYPIYVILPEKDRKSVESLVNLPITPRSGTGTKPVLLGQVATPFETVGPNEVTRLDRQRFIAVNGRLVDRSQGDVESDVKKALEKVDFLPGTYWDFGQNQKRRGTEFAGLGVAVALAVALIYMLLASQFESFVYPLIVLTSVPLCAVGVVLALFLTNRAFGITAFIGLLMLVGIVVKNGILLVDYTNQLRERGTPRDEAILTASPTRLRPILMTTSAAVLGMLPLALALGQGSETQAPLATAVIGGLITSTVLTLFVVPCVYTLFDDLGQRLRRR; translated from the coding sequence ATGAATATTGCGCGCTTCTCGGTACAGCGGCCCGTGGCGGTGGTCATGCGGATCGCGGCGCTGGTCTTGCTGGGGATTGTCTGTCTGACCAAGCTCCCGGTCGATCTGCTGCCCAAGATCACGATCCCGACGGTTGTCGTCAATACTACCTGGCCCAATGTCGCCCCGGAGGAGATGGAGACCCAGGTCACGCGGCCCATCGAGCAAGCGGTCTCGTCGGCGCCGGGTATCCAGAGTATCAGCTCCAACTCCACAACCGGGAACTCGTCGGTGCGCGTGCAGTTCAACTGGGGCACGGATATCGGGCAGGCGGCTATCGATGTCTTGCAGCTGGTCCAGCGTGCCCGCCAGCAGCTCCCCGACGACCCAACCCTTCAGGCGCCCGTTGTCTTTAAGTTCGACCCCTCGACCCTCCCCATTCGCATCTACGGTGTCTCCGGCGTCCCCGATATCGTCAAGCTGCGCAGCCTCCTGGCAAACGAGGTCTCCCCGCTGATCGCCTCCGCCGACGGCGTCGCCACGGCGACCATCACCGGAGGGCAGACCCGCTCGATTATTGTCGAGGTCGATCCGGTGAAGCTCCAGGCCTATGGGCTCTCGCTCGATCTGGTGCAGCGACGGCTCGTTCAGGAGAACATCAATGTCCCCGCCGGGATCGCGCGGCAGGGCGAGCGAGAGTTCACGATCCGCTCGGTGGGGTACTTCACCAGCCTCAGCGATGCTGCCAAGATCCCGCTTGCTCAGGTCAATGGTCGGCCCGTGCTCCTGAGCGATGTCGCCAAGGTCGAGGATAGCCACCTGGAGACCCGCGTGCTCACCCGGCTCAATGGCGAGCTCGCGGCCAGCCTAGCGATCACCAAGCAGAGCGAGGCCAACACGGTGGCGACCGCGGAGGCGATCGAGAAGAAGCTGGAGCAGGTCCAGAAGCTCTATCCCCAGCTCAAGTTCCGGCTCGCCTACGACCAGTCGGGCTTTATCCAGAACTCGGTCACCGATCTTCAGCACACCGCGATTATCGGCGGCGTCCTAGCGATCCTGATTCTCCTGTTCTTCTTGCGCAATGTCCGAAGTACGCTTGTGGTCGCGCTCTCGATTCCCGTCTCGATCTTCTCGACCTTTGCCCTGATCTACTTCTGTGGCTTCACGCTCAACACCATCTCGCTCTCCGGGCTGGCGCTGGCGACCGGGCTGATTGTCGATGACGCGGTCGTGGTGCTGGAGAATATCTTCCGGCACATCGAGCGCGACAAGCTCTCCTCCACGGAGGGCGCGGTGGCCGGCGCGACCGAGATTACCTCGGCGGTGGTGGCCTCGACTATCACGGTGATGGTGGTGTTTCTGCCGATCTTGCTGATCAAGGGCCAGACCGGGCAGATGTTCACGCAGTTTGCGCTGGTGGTGGTCTTCTCCATGGCGGTCTCACTTTTGGATGCGACCACGCTGGTGCCGATGCTGGCCTCGCGCTTGATCCACCGTGAGGAGCTGGAGCTGGAGCGCGAGCACCCGTCGAAGGGCTTCTTTGGCTGGGCCGGGCGCTACCTCGATGCGCTCGATTCCAACTACCGACGGCGGCTCACGTGGGCGCTGAAGCACCGCTGGTGGGTGCTGGCGGGCGCGGCACTGGTCTCGGGAGCGAGCTATCTCTTTGTCCCGCTGATCGGCTCCGAGACCCTGCCCCAGACCGATAGCGGGGACTTTACGGTCAATATCAAGCTCCCCATCGGGACCGCCTTTGCCAAGACCAATGAGATAATGCTGGAGGTGGAGAAGCGCCTGCTGGCCCACCCCGATGTAGAGACCGTCTTTGCGGCGTCGGGGGCGACCCTGAGCCTGCGTGGCTCGGTGCGCGACCAAGCGAGCCACGTGGGCGGTGGGACCGTGCACCTGAAGGCCAACCGAAAGCACTCCACCCAGGACGTCATCAAGGAGGTCCAGAAGAGCCTTGGTGGGATTCCCGGCATCCGTGCGACGGTCTCCCCCTACGATCTGGTGACTCAGCTGCTCACGGGCGGTGCGACCAACATGGAGGTCGATGTCTTCGGGCAGGACAATAAGGCGGTTGCGGAGCAGGCCAAGCGGGTGCTGGATGCGCTTAAGGGCGTCCCCGGCCTCGAAGGGCTGGACCTCGGGGTCCAGGACGCGACCCCGGAGCTGCAGTGGAAGATCGACCGTGATAAGGCATCGGTGCTCGGGGTCTCGTTTGCGGATATCGCCACCGCGATCAACACCAGCACGGGTGGCGCACAGTCCGGCTACTACTTGGAGAAGGGCTACCAGTACCCGATCTACGTCATCCTCCCCGAGAAGGACCGCAAGTCTGTGGAGTCCCTGGTGAACCTGCCGATCACGCCGCGCAGTGGGACGGGAACCAAGCCCGTGCTCCTGGGCCAAGTGGCGACTCCCTTTGAGACGGTTGGCCCCAACGAGGTGACACGCCTCGACCGTCAGCGCTTTATCGCGGTGAACGGGCGCCTGGTGGACCGCTCCCAGGGCGATGTGGAGAGCGATGTGAAGAAGGCGCTTGAGAAAGTGGATTTCTTGCCGGGGACGTACTGGGACTTTGGGCAGAACCAGAAGCGGCGCGGGACGGAGTTTGCCGGCCTCGGGGTTGCGGTGGCGCTGGCCGTGGCGCTGATCTACATGCTGCTGGCGTCGCAGTTTGAGTCGTTTGTCTACCCGCTGATCGTCCTGACCTCGGTGCCGCTCTGCGCGGTGGGGGTGGTGCTGGCCCTCTTCTTGACCAACCGCGCCTTTGGGATCACGGCCTTTATCGGGCTCTTGATGCTCGTGGGAATCGTGGTGAAGAACGGCATTCTGCTCGTGGACTACACCAACCAGCTCCGTGAGCGGGGCACGCCGCGCGATGAGGCCATCCTCACCGCCAGCCCAACCCGCCTGCGCCCCATTCTCATGACCACATCGGCGGCGGTTCTGGGAATGCTCCCCCTCGCGCTCGCACTGGGCCAGGGCTCGGAGACACAGGCCCCGCTGGCAACCGCAGTGATCGGTGGCTTGATCACGTCGACCGTGCTCACGCTCTTTGTGGTCCCCTGTGTCTACACCCTCTTCGACGATCTCGGGCAGCGTCTCCGGCGGCGGTAG
- a CDS encoding fibro-slime domain-containing protein, translated as MNLSRTALFSRVCSLGALSLLLSATAHAQFTLTGTVRDFLYAGTAAGTYNGNAGVGHPDFESFLGDDHGIVTSTLGVDGKPVYATRPAGTATTTGAAAFNQWYNDTPGVNVSLSTSLLFNPIGGGLFEYNNSSFFPIDGLGFGNQSGGHNFAFTFELHTTFTYQTGQVFDFTGDDDVWVYINNNRVIDLGGVHGPESASVNLDTLGLIAGNNYKLDFFSAERHTSGSNIKITTNISLTPSSVTPELPGAMQLLPALLPVALIGARKRFKKA; from the coding sequence ATGAACCTATCCAGGACTGCGCTATTTTCACGCGTTTGCTCTCTAGGGGCACTGTCCCTCCTGCTCAGTGCAACGGCACACGCACAGTTTACTCTCACGGGAACTGTCCGAGACTTTCTCTACGCCGGCACCGCCGCAGGTACTTACAACGGCAACGCGGGCGTCGGGCACCCCGACTTTGAGAGCTTCCTCGGCGACGACCATGGCATCGTTACCAGCACCCTCGGTGTTGATGGCAAGCCTGTCTATGCGACCCGCCCTGCTGGCACTGCTACCACCACGGGCGCAGCGGCATTCAACCAATGGTACAACGACACGCCGGGTGTCAATGTCAGCCTTTCCACGAGTCTCCTCTTTAACCCCATTGGTGGTGGGCTCTTTGAGTACAACAACTCCAGCTTCTTCCCCATCGATGGATTAGGTTTTGGCAACCAGTCGGGAGGACACAACTTTGCCTTCACGTTTGAGCTCCACACAACCTTTACCTACCAAACGGGCCAAGTCTTCGACTTTACCGGAGATGACGATGTCTGGGTCTATATCAATAACAATCGTGTGATCGATCTGGGTGGTGTGCACGGACCAGAAAGTGCCTCCGTAAACTTGGATACTCTGGGTCTGATTGCAGGCAATAACTACAAGCTGGACTTCTTCTCCGCCGAGCGCCACACATCGGGCTCGAACATCAAGATCACCACGAATATCTCCCTAACGCCCTCGTCGGTGACCCCTGAGCTTCCTGGTGCGATGCAGCTTCTTCCCGCCCTGTTGCCCGTCGCGCTGATCGGGGCTCGAAAGCGCTTCAAGAAGGCCTAA
- a CDS encoding DUF6785 family protein: MFTPRALILGLIGAVVVCVWTPYNNYKVAATLLGGNQFPTVAFAVLALLAALRQLVPRLKISPAELATVWTILLVTSGIPSSGLMRTLIPNIPAPVALSTASNEWERKVWGAQPSWLKMHDETAARAFFGGYPRGQEHVPWGAWLGPLLAWGVPAVLFLLASFCVAAVFRKQWIESERFAFPLVTLPLQLATEPQSLTRRPVFWLGLVLTMSLHGLKGFHLLYPTLPDITTNWSLMDYLTEPPLNQIGPFAIFFYPLVVGLGYLLPGEVGLSVWLFHLLFKLESLIAAVNNWDQPGALGFFSQRQFHSLQAFGGAIALTAWCLWTARHHLKHVFSEPEYGRVRLGLAVSFGGLGLWELLAGVPAPLVLLSLLFVVLALVTVGWATCQAGILFMAMPYTSLDVLAPTLGTAPFSPTALYTLYRVEYATVYNTRELLLPGLLNAAKLGEGTGLGAKTHTRWLGIAVALAVVVGAWACIRLPYLSGGASMLTERWTYETGPQIPLKVLGNAASVPYKPAPSNGLHVLGGFLLVGGLLLARLRLGAGLHPIGFLAASVHGVHTTWFSILLGWLAKSLMMRYGGMGLYKAALPFFLGLIVGDVLSAAFWIGMGYVTGVGYNNLPS, translated from the coding sequence AACTACAAGGTTGCCGCGACCCTGCTGGGAGGCAACCAGTTTCCGACGGTCGCGTTTGCCGTACTGGCCCTGCTTGCCGCGCTCCGCCAGCTCGTGCCTCGGCTGAAGATTAGCCCGGCGGAGCTCGCGACAGTCTGGACCATCTTGCTTGTCACCAGCGGGATTCCCTCGTCGGGCTTGATGCGCACGCTGATTCCCAATATCCCCGCTCCCGTGGCGCTGAGTACAGCGAGCAACGAGTGGGAGCGCAAGGTCTGGGGGGCGCAGCCGAGCTGGCTCAAGATGCACGACGAAACCGCGGCGCGGGCGTTTTTCGGAGGCTACCCCCGTGGTCAGGAGCACGTCCCCTGGGGAGCCTGGCTCGGGCCGCTCCTGGCTTGGGGCGTCCCTGCTGTGCTCTTCTTGCTGGCATCGTTCTGTGTGGCAGCGGTCTTTCGGAAGCAGTGGATCGAGAGCGAGCGCTTCGCCTTTCCCCTTGTGACCCTCCCGCTCCAGCTCGCCACGGAGCCCCAGAGCCTGACACGCCGCCCGGTCTTCTGGCTCGGGCTGGTGCTCACGATGAGCCTCCACGGGCTCAAGGGCTTCCACCTGCTCTATCCCACCCTCCCCGATATCACCACCAACTGGAGCCTGATGGACTACCTCACCGAGCCACCCCTCAACCAGATCGGGCCCTTTGCGATCTTTTTCTACCCCCTGGTTGTCGGGCTGGGCTATCTCCTCCCCGGCGAGGTGGGGCTCTCGGTGTGGCTCTTTCACCTGCTCTTTAAGCTGGAGTCTCTGATCGCGGCGGTCAATAACTGGGACCAGCCGGGGGCGCTGGGGTTCTTCTCGCAGCGCCAGTTCCATAGCCTACAGGCCTTTGGCGGCGCGATCGCGCTGACCGCATGGTGCCTCTGGACCGCGCGGCACCACCTGAAGCATGTCTTCTCGGAGCCGGAGTACGGGCGGGTGCGCCTCGGGCTGGCCGTGAGCTTTGGGGGCCTCGGGCTCTGGGAGCTCCTGGCAGGGGTCCCGGCTCCGCTGGTGCTGCTCTCCTTGCTCTTTGTCGTGCTGGCGCTGGTCACGGTCGGCTGGGCGACCTGCCAGGCGGGGATTCTCTTTATGGCGATGCCCTACACCAGCCTGGATGTCCTCGCCCCGACACTGGGCACGGCACCGTTCTCTCCCACGGCGCTCTATACGCTCTACCGGGTGGAGTACGCGACTGTCTACAACACCCGCGAGCTGCTCTTGCCCGGCCTGCTCAATGCCGCCAAGCTGGGGGAGGGAACCGGGCTGGGGGCCAAGACCCACACGCGCTGGCTGGGGATCGCGGTCGCGCTTGCTGTTGTTGTCGGTGCCTGGGCCTGTATCCGCCTGCCCTATCTCTCGGGCGGGGCGAGCATGCTCACGGAGCGCTGGACCTACGAGACCGGGCCGCAGATTCCCCTGAAGGTGCTGGGCAATGCCGCCTCGGTGCCCTACAAGCCCGCCCCGAGCAACGGGCTGCATGTTTTGGGCGGCTTTCTCCTCGTGGGCGGCCTGCTCCTGGCGCGACTCCGGCTCGGGGCGGGGCTCCACCCGATTGGGTTTCTGGCGGCCTCGGTGCACGGGGTCCACACCACCTGGTTCTCTATCTTGCTGGGCTGGCTCGCCAAGTCGCTCATGATGCGCTACGGGGGGATGGGCCTCTACAAAGCGGCCCTCCCCTTCTTTCTGGGGCTGATTGTCGGGGATGTGCTGAGTGCGGCCTTTTGGATTGGGATGGGCTATGTTACCGGGGTGGGCTACAACAACCTCCCTAGCTAA
- a CDS encoding NB-ARC domain-containing protein, protein MYQIELKDGVRVRYEAVTVEKFRTQKAVRLLAYLAFHPGMHSRDRLLELFWPELELDSARNGLSAALGHLRVPLEDDLGQRRGSLIRATRDYVGLLPGSFTTDFDTIQDPERFLPGYYDDWVLEVREKLQAQLRRVTRPEPRAAVPTPEDLPADITPYLGREALREEVRTVLAQTRLLTLVGPGGIGKTRLALETLRSQVATGARVAWVELSSLTDPSGIPARIAGALGLKSVEALMPALRQGPVLLGLDNCEHLILGVARETESLLKACPQLTVLATSREPLTLVGESVLRLPSLTEDEAIALFCDRAQRAQRGWQLTPEQRPLLTQLWRALDGLPLALELAAAKLRTLPLPELVARLEARLAVLTSGSRSAEPRQQTLRAAIAWSYELLTPEERLLAVRLAVFQGGWSLALAEAVCGGEGILEESLAALLDSLVDKSLVHLDSVHETTRYRFLETVHEFLRGQLAALPTPEQNRLHHAHFETLFALAAAYPGRDVEPQRLWARHLDQEGDNTRQALAFCYDHAQEQALVFCNNLRMYWHLRGFFQEARQQYELALALPGAQAPTEDRVTALRELSNSYQGLGDWAAAEAVLDRLAELNLALGQPLDSQTCRAMLAFNQGDLDRSRRLFEEVLAYARTKGTPAEREHATTNMMQLLMALGEYPAVHALLDDYRAHFNDPLVVTHNQALLDLLEGKILAARTGFHAVFPIHKDLESHRDIAYLIVQFGMLAYREGEPELAAQFFGASEAWCEHYGFIIEQPEFGFRENDLAELRRLLGDDAFAAPFAQGRALKPEHTLALMESRLSHRGTKP, encoded by the coding sequence GTGTATCAGATTGAGCTTAAGGATGGCGTCCGTGTCCGCTACGAAGCGGTGACGGTTGAAAAGTTTCGCACACAGAAGGCAGTACGCCTACTGGCGTATCTCGCATTTCATCCGGGAATGCACAGCCGGGATAGGCTCCTGGAGCTGTTCTGGCCGGAGCTCGAGCTAGACTCAGCGCGCAATGGGCTCTCGGCGGCACTGGGACACCTGCGCGTCCCGCTGGAGGATGACCTTGGCCAGCGACGAGGGAGCCTGATCCGGGCGACACGGGACTACGTGGGGCTACTGCCGGGAAGCTTTACCACGGACTTCGACACGATCCAAGACCCCGAGCGCTTCCTGCCGGGCTACTACGATGACTGGGTGCTGGAGGTCCGCGAGAAGCTCCAAGCGCAGCTCCGTCGGGTAACTCGTCCTGAGCCACGGGCGGCGGTTCCCACCCCGGAGGATCTCCCCGCCGATATCACGCCGTATCTGGGCCGGGAGGCGCTGCGTGAGGAGGTTCGTACGGTCTTGGCCCAGACCCGCCTGCTGACTCTGGTGGGGCCTGGGGGGATCGGGAAGACCCGGCTGGCCTTAGAGACCCTCCGGTCGCAGGTGGCGACGGGGGCACGTGTGGCCTGGGTAGAGCTCTCGTCGCTTACCGACCCGAGCGGGATTCCGGCACGGATCGCCGGGGCACTGGGGCTCAAGAGTGTCGAGGCGCTCATGCCCGCGCTACGCCAGGGGCCTGTACTCCTGGGACTCGACAACTGCGAGCATCTCATCTTAGGCGTGGCTCGCGAGACGGAGTCGCTGCTCAAGGCCTGCCCACAGCTCACGGTGCTTGCGACCAGCCGCGAGCCGCTTACCTTGGTGGGGGAGAGTGTCCTGCGCCTCCCAAGCCTCACCGAAGACGAGGCTATCGCGCTGTTTTGTGACCGTGCCCAGCGTGCTCAGCGGGGCTGGCAGCTCACGCCTGAGCAGCGCCCACTCCTCACCCAGCTCTGGCGGGCGCTGGATGGTCTGCCCCTCGCGCTGGAGCTGGCGGCGGCCAAGCTACGCACCCTCCCGCTCCCGGAGCTGGTCGCACGGCTGGAGGCGCGTCTGGCGGTCCTGACCAGTGGGAGCCGGAGCGCCGAGCCACGCCAGCAGACCCTCCGCGCCGCGATCGCCTGGAGCTACGAGCTCCTCACACCCGAGGAGCGCCTGCTCGCCGTGCGCCTGGCGGTCTTTCAAGGAGGCTGGAGCCTGGCGCTGGCCGAGGCGGTCTGTGGCGGCGAGGGGATCTTGGAGGAGAGCCTTGCCGCGCTACTGGATAGCCTGGTGGACAAGAGCCTGGTCCACCTTGATTCTGTACACGAGACGACACGCTACCGGTTTTTGGAGACTGTCCACGAGTTTCTGCGCGGGCAGCTCGCCGCCCTTCCTACCCCGGAGCAGAACCGCCTGCACCACGCCCACTTTGAGACGCTCTTTGCCCTCGCTGCCGCCTACCCGGGACGCGATGTCGAGCCGCAGCGGCTCTGGGCACGCCACCTGGACCAAGAGGGCGACAACACGCGCCAGGCGCTGGCTTTCTGCTACGACCACGCGCAGGAGCAGGCGCTGGTGTTTTGTAACAACCTCCGCATGTACTGGCACCTGCGCGGCTTCTTCCAGGAGGCACGCCAGCAGTACGAGCTCGCCCTCGCGCTTCCGGGAGCGCAGGCACCCACCGAAGATCGTGTCACCGCACTGCGCGAGCTCTCTAACTCCTACCAGGGCCTGGGTGACTGGGCCGCGGCGGAGGCGGTTCTCGATAGGCTGGCGGAGCTGAACCTGGCACTCGGGCAGCCGCTGGATAGCCAGACCTGCCGCGCGATGCTCGCCTTTAACCAGGGGGACCTCGACCGCTCCCGGCGGCTCTTTGAGGAGGTGCTGGCCTACGCTCGTACCAAGGGAACCCCTGCGGAGCGGGAGCACGCGACCACGAACATGATGCAGCTCCTGATGGCGCTGGGGGAGTACCCGGCGGTGCACGCGCTCCTCGACGACTACCGAGCGCACTTCAACGATCCCTTGGTCGTGACCCACAACCAGGCGCTCCTCGATTTGCTGGAGGGGAAGATACTGGCCGCAAGGACGGGGTTCCATGCGGTGTTTCCGATCCACAAGGACCTGGAGAGCCACCGGGATATCGCCTACTTGATTGTCCAGTTTGGGATGCTTGCTTACCGGGAGGGGGAGCCCGAGCTAGCGGCACAGTTCTTTGGCGCGAGCGAGGCGTGGTGCGAGCACTACGGCTTCATCATCGAGCAGCCGGAGTTTGGGTTTCGCGAAAACGACCTCGCCGAGCTGCGGCGTCTACTAGGCGACGACGCCTTTGCGGCCCCCTTTGCACAAGGGCGTGCGCTAAAGCCCGAACACACCCTTGCGCTGATGGAGAGCAGGCTCTCTCACCGCGGGACGAAGCCATAG
- a CDS encoding efflux RND transporter periplasmic adaptor subunit yields the protein MKLRSLLPYTILAAGLAGGIVWRLQDKRTVAADLVKAQTARKGAAPSVVLATAGPKRLVQTLELIGSLESPSTVKLAARTSGRVTFLAVREGSVVKAGETLVRIDPVDLKDAVLQQEANLAEARARLAQAQATVDTGRVTVLTGIDQRRAAVESAQSTLNRAQQTRDAQLAAAKAAVADADARVKSAQVVVENAKNDLASAVANQSNLKAKLARAESLLSKGFVAVQAVDDARTALEVQGNVVETAKGRVATAEAAVDSQKALLTAAQQQVSIAEKGATTDIETARSAKKSAESALVLANSSRSQTIASRQNIAALKQGVAAAEAQLAQARARLGETELRSTLSGTVTAQPVDAGSTVTAGQTLLTVQQLDWLYVTATVPVEQSGVVGVGTRAEIILDGQPDKPLIATVAEVNPAADPQSRQYTIRFKLDNAGGKLRPGMFAHLTLELRTINAAVVVSTDAVKTTPKGSTVTVVDSESVAAVRPVTLGTKVGGDVEILSGVSAGERVVTLSYSPVKDGQKVKEGGGKEKKGDKPAEGAAAGPTAGRSPSVEPGRSPSTGEKR from the coding sequence ATGAAACTACGCTCACTGCTTCCTTACACGATTCTTGCGGCTGGCCTCGCCGGTGGCATTGTCTGGCGACTCCAGGACAAGCGCACGGTTGCGGCCGACCTGGTCAAGGCCCAGACCGCCCGCAAGGGGGCGGCCCCCAGTGTGGTGCTGGCGACCGCCGGGCCAAAGCGCCTTGTCCAGACCCTGGAGCTGATCGGCTCGCTGGAGTCGCCGAGCACGGTAAAGCTTGCCGCACGGACCTCGGGGCGGGTGACCTTTCTGGCGGTGCGCGAGGGAAGCGTGGTCAAGGCGGGGGAGACCCTGGTGCGGATCGACCCCGTGGACCTCAAGGACGCTGTTCTCCAGCAGGAGGCGAACCTCGCCGAGGCACGCGCCCGCCTCGCGCAGGCACAGGCGACGGTCGATACGGGCCGGGTGACGGTCCTCACGGGGATCGACCAGCGCCGCGCCGCTGTGGAGAGCGCTCAGTCTACCCTGAATCGTGCCCAGCAGACCCGCGATGCCCAGCTCGCCGCCGCCAAGGCCGCGGTCGCCGATGCCGATGCGCGGGTCAAGAGCGCCCAAGTCGTGGTGGAGAACGCCAAGAACGACCTGGCGAGTGCGGTCGCCAACCAGAGCAACCTCAAGGCTAAGCTGGCCCGCGCCGAGTCGCTCCTGAGCAAGGGCTTTGTGGCGGTGCAGGCGGTCGATGATGCCCGGACCGCACTGGAGGTCCAGGGCAACGTGGTCGAGACCGCAAAGGGACGAGTCGCCACTGCCGAGGCCGCTGTGGACTCCCAGAAGGCGCTCCTGACCGCGGCCCAGCAGCAGGTGAGTATCGCCGAGAAGGGAGCGACCACCGATATTGAGACGGCGCGCTCGGCCAAGAAATCCGCGGAGTCGGCGCTGGTCCTGGCCAACTCCAGCCGCTCCCAGACCATCGCGTCGCGGCAGAATATCGCAGCCCTGAAGCAGGGTGTCGCGGCCGCGGAGGCGCAACTTGCACAGGCCCGCGCCCGCCTCGGCGAGACCGAGCTTCGGAGCACGCTCTCGGGGACGGTCACCGCCCAGCCCGTGGATGCCGGCTCGACGGTCACCGCTGGGCAGACCCTTCTTACCGTGCAGCAGCTCGACTGGCTCTATGTCACGGCGACCGTTCCCGTGGAGCAGAGTGGGGTGGTCGGGGTGGGGACACGCGCCGAGATCATCCTCGATGGCCAGCCCGACAAGCCCCTGATCGCCACGGTTGCTGAGGTCAATCCCGCCGCCGACCCCCAGAGCCGGCAGTACACGATCCGCTTCAAGCTCGACAATGCGGGTGGCAAGCTCCGCCCCGGCATGTTCGCCCACCTGACTCTGGAGCTGCGGACGATCAACGCCGCCGTAGTGGTCTCCACGGATGCGGTCAAGACCACCCCGAAAGGCTCGACCGTCACGGTGGTCGATTCCGAGAGTGTGGCCGCGGTTCGTCCGGTCACCTTGGGAACCAAGGTCGGCGGTGATGTCGAGATTCTCTCCGGGGTCTCCGCCGGCGAGCGTGTCGTCACTCTTTCTTACTCGCCGGTCAAAGACGGCCAAAAGGTCAAGGAGGGCGGCGGAAAAGAGAAAAAAGGCGACAAACCCGCCGAAGGCGCGGCCGCAGGCCCCACAGCCGGACGTTCACCGTCCGTAGAACCCGGACGTTCACCGTCCACGGGGGAGAAGCGATGA